A genomic region of Magnolia sinica isolate HGM2019 chromosome 6, MsV1, whole genome shotgun sequence contains the following coding sequences:
- the LOC131249649 gene encoding uncharacterized protein LOC131249649, producing MCEALAVSTPMRKSVVLTHRYPSCSVLVGEMFLPADLFMMPLSGFDIILGMDWLVEYHVILNYAVRTVTFHIPGLPVFQFVTEPRGEPLSSFLASVVEDYVAECIEQLSIVCEYPDVFQEIPGLLSSREVEFHIDLVPGTAPISKAPYRMHRWS from the coding sequence ATGTGTGAGGCCTtggccgtttcgactcccatgagGAAGTCCGTTGTGTTGACCCATCGCTATCCTTCTTGCTCGGTGTTAGTGggtgagatgttccttcctgccgatctaTTCATGATGCCGCTGTCAGGCTTCGATattattctgggtatggactggcttgtggAGTATCATGTCATCTTAAACTATGccgtgaggacagtcacattccacattccaggcttgccagtttTTCAGTTTGtcactgagcccagaggagagccattatctagtttcttagcTTCTGTCGTTGAGGATTATGTGGCAGAGTGTATTGAGCAGCTGTCAATTGTTTgcgagtacccggatgtgttccaggagatacCGGGTTTACTGTCGAGTCGAGAGGTGGAGTTTCATATTGATCTGGTGCCCGGTAcagcgcctatctcaaaggccccctaccggatgcaCCGTTGGAGTTAA